GCGCTGTAGAAGTGCATCCCTGGTTCGAGGGCAACCGAATCGTTGTCCTCTACCTTCACATCATCTCCGGGTCCTGGCACCACTCGAAAAAGATCCCGGTCGGCGCCGATCGGTGGCTCCGCAAGTGCTCGGAGTTCGGCACCGGTCATTGGAGTCTTGGGCGCCTTGTACGGCTTGTGGTCGATCTGAATAGGAATAAACTTCTTGTCCTCATCATGTGGTTTGTCCATTTTGGCAGTCTCCTGGTTAGAATCGTCTTAGCGTCCTTGACACACCAACAGGAAGTTCCTATGCTGTATCAGGACAAGCTCATAGTAGCAGGAAACAAAAATATCTGTCAACACTGACAGGATATCTCCATCCTTAAACAGGAATACATCAATGGGTGACCTATACTCCTTTATTGGAGCGAAGATTCGAGAACTACGTCGAAGCTATGGCGGCACGGGTATCAGCCAGGAGGGGCTCGCGATTGCTATGAAGAAGAC
The Acidobacteriota bacterium genome window above contains:
- a CDS encoding multiubiquitin domain-containing protein; protein product: MDKPHDEDKKFIPIQIDHKPYKAPKTPMTGAELRALAEPPIGADRDLFRVVPGPGDDVKVEDNDSVALEPGMHFYSAPKQINPGGQANAASGR